A window of Gossypium raimondii isolate GPD5lz chromosome 7, ASM2569854v1, whole genome shotgun sequence genomic DNA:
ATTTATTCGCGGATTtgcctcaaaatttttcaattgctgttcaatttggtttttcttattattttcttaattaattttaacaatgtaattgttttttttattttttaaattattttgaaaaaacacatgtatatgtttttttatacgcatttatatttttaaaactaaggttttattcacatttatatgtatacatattttttggattttaataatgttgacatcatttaatttttatttttttatgttctcataagtacattataaattttataaattaaagttttacatGAAAATTCATATGTATGCCTCTAATTCTTcgtaatttcatttattatgtttatattgctcatttatttaatatattatatgtcattcgttatttatttgttcatatatttgcattatttctatgctatcttagtatttattattgcattatatatttaatgtagcataacattacatttttttaattttttttaaatcaaacttttttcAAAATGGAGAttcttttaatcaaaataagagctcattattgggaattcaacacgttgtgtcctaacgtattgggtgtgacgcattgatttctcgaaatgaagatttttttaaaaatcataaaggaaatttttcgagtttgggattttaaaggaattgtgccctaacgtattgggtgtgatttcttaaatcttggataagtggatgttcctttaaagtttttcattatACGAGTATTTTGACCTAActcattttggaggaaattagaatgttgtgccctaacgcattgggtgtggcatttatGCTTCTCTGAATTGAGAAGGGTCTTAATAtgtaacgttttaagtttttaaagattatatgtttaaaattttcgacctttagacactaattaattaactaggtaccaattttgggcgttacgagggtgctaatccttcctcgtacgtaattgactcccggatccgtttttctaaaactcgtagaccaaatccgtgttttaggtgatccaatcacacctcaataaaagattggtggcgactcccaaattttcattttttttaaagttgacaacctaaaatcattatttttcaaaaatggtttcgacatgcATCATCGAGTTTCACCATTTATGCGTGTATCATTGTGTTTTGCTGTCATTCGACTATCCAACTCAAACCACATTCACAACATTGCAAATATACCAATTGCATATTTAGCCAACCTACATTTATAACATTCAAGCAACTTAAATTGCATCACTACAATGacttattttacattaataatacAACTTATGTTCGTGATCATTTGGATAGTGTAAATGAATATTCGGACAGCTTACAATGACAAcataacatgttttaaaataacatcaagtgcaattttgttttctaactTATTTTCGACTGCATTTAATCACAAAAAATACATTGCAATAACTAATTTTAGACTCATTTGTACACCACAATTTGTagcacttaaacacttcaatttacatcATTTGAGCACCTCAATTTATAGCAATTAAACACTTCAGTTTACAGCATTTAAACACCTCAACTTACAACACTTTAACATcccaattaacaacatttatacacctcaattacaatgataaacatctcaatttcaagcaactatacaattcaatttgcaGTACttaaaacacttcaatttacaacatttaaacacttcaatttgcatCACTTTAACACTTCAATTCACAGCATTTAAATACTTCAATTTGTAACACtttaacacttcaatttacaacatttaaacacttcaatttgcagcactttaACATCTctattaacaacatttatacaccttAATTACAGTaataaaacatctcaatttccagcaaCTAAACACTTAAAATTGCAGTACTTAAATAGGGatttaaaagtacaaaagtGAGCAACAACAACATCTACTTTGCTTGAGCAATAGGAAATTTTTGCACTAATTGGACAACAACTAAATCTGAAATAAAAGAGATTAACCAGTACAAAACAGTAGCAACCATGGAATTTGTAAACAACaattattttttccttatttaacTATCGCCGAATCATCCATGTAAAATTGATAAGAATTTCAAGCATGGAAATAATAAAGGAGTTTAAAGAAAACTCACCATTAGCAACACTCAATTTGTATTTctaaaataacatgtcattcgACAAATAAAACTCGATTTATTCATTAACATCACATCATCAATATCAATCCCAGAGTTATACATTTTAACCACGGCACCCAAGCACTATAAATTACAGCTATAACTCCTCTCAATTTATCGTTTTAAGATGtcacaatttcattattaaGACTGTTtaaattacaacaattaatcCATTTCAGATAATGTTTTAAGACAACATAAATACTTACAGCATGAAACTTACATTTTAATCACGATACAGCAGTAGGTCATCTTAATTATAACTATGACATCTTCTAATTGCAACTTAAGAccttaatatttaatcaattccAGCAGCAGGTTATCTTAATTTCATTACAAAAGGTCATATTCGGATAGCATGCATGGCATTTGCATGGCGTTTGCATGCCACATAGTTCACTCAACAACTAACAATTATCAAGACTTTTCCCTCAATTTTCATCACACTTACCAGCATCAGAGTACAACCAATGATTCAAGAAATAACTTAAACTCACACCATAACCAATGAgcaaccatttttttttctttatttacaacTATTTCTTCAAATTTCCAACATGATTTATTTGCTCCTAACCGAAAATCAACAGTAGCTAATTTAcagtttaatcataaaattcatACGACTTAATTAAAGGCACCAACTAGTTAATTCGACTTGACAATTAACTAAACGAGTAAGTGTGTGTGTAAATTTCAAGGGAAACTTACCGAATTCTTCCCCAAATTGTTGTTACGAGCACAAACTTTCTCCTCGCCTTTACCAATTTGATCGTCTCCCACCTCTCAAGCTTTTTAATATGAAGAAACAACTATTTAATATGCCAAATCCATGGCCTCTCCCTCCATGCAACTGAcctccctttttatttcatcCATTCGGaccaacaaaagaaaagaaaagaaaaagtaaagacaaagaaaaatatattatagaaGAAAACATGAAGTTTTCCCCTTCTTTTCACCACCGATTTCCCTTCTTACGGtcaaggaaaagaaattttaaagaatttccTTCTCCCCTTTTCTCCTCTAGAGTTTCGACGTTTTTGGGAAAGATGgagtttcaatatttttaacgTTTTTATGGTCAATGGGTGAAGAAATACAGGGTAAATTTGTCTGGgggaaatttttttctattacatCCGTCTTTGAATGGGCTATTCTTAGCCCCCTTCTCCGAATGATGATTCGGTAAATCAGACAAATAAGGGAGGAATAGCcattttttgaataaagaaaacGGTGAACCAAACTATAGCTTAACTATTCATCCAAGAATAAGGAGGGAATGGCTATTCCATTCCCTCCAACCAAATGTGGCTTAAGTTTTCagaaagctaaaaaaaaaacctagcctTTTGAGCCGTAGCTCCTTGCCACGTCAGCAGGCACTTCGCTCGAAACACCTGCGCCTCGAGATCTGTCGCTCTGCCATTGTTTCGCTGAAGTGGCTAAAACGCGACTCCCAATGTCGTTGTTGACCGCGCCGATTCCTGcaaaaaaaggacaaaaaaagaAGACAGAAACATCAAAGGAATAGTAGCGAAAACAAtagcaaaatagtaaaaatgaacCGTGTAATatatggctataaaagccataaccagattgtaattttttacagacaaaatatacaaaaaaatgttaaaaagaagaacaaaTGTGACTCTTTTTCTCTTGTTctgttttatttccaaaaaaaaaaacaataataaataaaagtaaagtagTTCTTCACTTGAGTTGCTTCGTATACCTGTCGTCAGAAGCCTTCTCCAGCATCGAAATCGACTAGGTAGGGgtcaaagattttttttttgatttttttgagaaCCGAAAGTTTAGCCCTCAGATTTGGGCTGAGAGAAGGCCGGAAAaggcttttttcttttctctccaGCCATCAGAGGCGTCGACCACCGACGTCGATGACCGGTGGTCATGACAAACCCACGGCATCCCGATGGCCAGATTCTAGGCTGCGCCCAGAGAGAAAACAGAGGGAAaggaaacttttttttttaaaaaaatgctactgaaaataaaatttttttctgatttttttacttttataatgcCTCGATAGGACGACGTTTTGGCTTGGCTTCAAATGCcccaaaacggcatcgttttgaaGCTGACCCGAAAACAGACCTGACCTGccttaggatccgcgtgtttttttgCAAATGGTTAATTTACATTTTTGGTCCTTATGCTTTTGCAAATCAttttagtttagtccttttatttattttttctatttttccatttgatttctttatatTCTCATTTTTGTCCATGGACCATTTTAAGAATCGGATGCCCGAAACGGTGTTGTTTCAGCCGACCCGATTGCCTGATCCAAACCGCCCCGAAGATCCTCGTGTTTCTTAAGGGTGGATATTTGTGACTTTAGGCCCTCCGTGTTTTGAGTTATTTCAATTAGGTCATAATcccaatatttttctttctagaaattatACCacataatttttgtttgtttcaatttagtactCAGCTCGCTGACCCTTTGGGGAAGGACGTGTGTCTTGAATAATTCCTCATTTAGTCCCTGTGTGTTTTCGtgcttttcattttagtcttttatttatttcatcacaatttatacttttaatttcaatttcattctgATTCAGTCCTtggattatttaatttcaatcttttatgaaatttttttattctttttatttatgtgtttatttatttatttcttactttttttgtatttaaaatttatagtgttctttattcttttatttgcacattttgttgttgttattattattatcattatcattatcattatcattatcattattatcactatttatttttcctattattatttaatagtattaaaatcaataattataatatgattattctcgTGTTattatttggtgttttattattattgtcatatcatcatcatttattagtatgacattttatttatatcatcGTTCCATTCTTATGCACCatcattctattttatttttccataatcATGTCATGAGTCGTGCTTAAACATACTTACACATTTTTATACTATGCCCAAACAAGTTAAATATACATTGCCTTAGATGTTACATTCGCTTTACTCGAtgcaaaaaaaagggaaaatttttaaagcgaGGTAAATGTTCATCATTTTTGGAATTAGAAGAGTCGTGTTCCTAACTTATAGAATATGGCTTCCTCCTAAAACCGAAATAGTCGAATatctatttcaaaaataagaaatgagATTTAAGTAACAATCAAATGACGTTTATTCTCGTTTTTGAGAATTCAAAGTatcatgtcctaacttacggggcaTGATCTTTCTTCTCGATCAACTTGAAATAAGCCCTTTTCGCGAAAATAACTTTAGTTAAGTAAGTGCCTTAATATAAAGGGATCATgtttttaaattctcttcaaattttcaattcttgacactaagacatcaagtaatcaactaggtaccaattttgggcgtcacgagggtgctaattctTCCTCGTTCGTAACTCACTCCTGAATccattttctgaattttgtagacccaaaaaaatcattgtttggtaaatcaaaccttttattaaaacgatcaaattacgaggtgatctgatcacacctcataaaaaaaaagattggtgacgattcccattttttcatttttaaaaaaaagtcgatttcaaaaaagaagagatttcgataaattctattttaaatttgagtaattttgatttgattggattattttatatttgggttAGCTTATATATGGATAATTAGATATATTGTGCATTTAAATATTGGGACAGTCTTAACGCTTAATTGGTATATttgatattcaaaataaaaattaatcaaataaattaaataattttaatttattcaatttaatccatatctTACGACGTTTAGTTATATACGGTACGAGAGTTGAAACATGCCTATCGCCGTTATGGATCTGTGTGGTGTTAAGAGTTACTATATTTGGATTTTAATGTGGACCAACAAATGGTGCAATTATTATATGGTAGCTTATTTAGACCCaattatccaaaaattaaatccaGCTAACAGTCGTGGGTCAAGGGCCCTGTCATTTATTCAGTTTTCTAGATTTCTTAGggtaaattcattaaataattaataagtttaagtattggtcactcaactttaaaaaattataaaatgatcattaaattatttaaaaaatttcatttaagacattgagttattaaaatcattattgtaTAGTCTTCTCTATTCGCATCACTTGCATCAATCTAAAgctctcattttctttctcttttacaattcaatattttttcatgaaacaactttaaacgTTACAAATATTGTGTGAACCAAAGTTCAAATAGCTTTCTTCTTCGATCTCCAACACTGACTGTcaaatcgacttggatctaaggtagaTTATTCTACTTGTCGATGGGTACTGACCGACCGTTCTGATTGCCAAATCGTTGCTTGAAGCTTACTAATCATACTTAAAAAAGTTCACATCATAATAACTTAAatagaaactttcaaatagtttaatgatttaaatgaaaactttcgaatagtgtTAACCAAACAAAGATTCAACTCAATTAACATCATCTCCATTTCATCTTccaaatcattatatatatatataccttcaTTCTCCGGCAACCCCATTTATGTAAAATCAAAGGCATGGCTGGTATAGGGTTCAAGGGCTACCTCGACTACTGGTCTCAACTCATCCCAATTTCCATTACTAAACACATCGACATCGCCACTGGGGTGGTTGCAAAAAGTGGGGAAATTCGTGGCTGTAAATGGAGCTTGCTGCGTTGACAATGGAAGAGTGCCGCCATAAAGGAAGTAGTTTCTTGCATCAACTTGGTCCATGGACATGTCTGGTTTGTTACCCTTTTGTTGGATGATTGTGTCACAAAGGCTCTTGCACTTGTCGTAGCTGTTTTGGCTTTGAGAAACATCTTCCAAGCTGCTACAACAAGTTGTGGGAGAATCAGTTCCGCTTTGTTTGATTGTTGTGGTGGCACTGAATTTCCAAGCCGCCGTTGATGCCACCGTGGTTGGTGGGTACTTGTTGTTTGGCGGGGTTCGTTTGAAGATTCGACAAAGCGTCCAAACTTCCTGCATGCATGCAACTATTAAAACACTGAGTTGCCTTTTTCCCTAGGTTTCGaatagtcttttttttttctctgtccACATGAAATTGAAAGACCTAACAGCGAGGAAACTTCGTAACAATCTAGTACGACCAAAGTACTTATTACGAAAAAAAGTACAATGTGACAAGGAAATGTGGATTTATAAAGTCAACAAATTAAGATtagaattgtataaaaatttagggattatgtttaaaatttatataaaagtaaaatgataaatttagcacattttagttctttttcttttcggaTCAATTTAtcttcaacttttaaaatttagttaaattatttttagatgaaaaattaaCGAGCCCATTGAAATTTTAATGGCACTAACGTGACAACGGGtgtgataatttatatatactttataaaattaaaaaaatcaacaaattttaaaaaattcaaaaaattttaaaaatttattcaaattaaaagtgaagTATTCATAAACTGTCGTGCAAGCAGCATATTAttgtcattaaaattttaacggttcaatcaaaattttcatttaaaacaaaGCTATTTggctaaaatttaaaaattatgagctaaagtaaaaaaaaaaaattaaattaaaaccaaagtgataaaataaacatgttttatgAGAAAAAACCCTCAATGTTTTTAGAAGTATAAAATAGACATTTGTATGCTATTATCCTATTTATAGATAAAGAcatcataaatatatacacacatagttaatatgttaataattcCATGGTGGAAGGTGCGGATTTCGTTTTCGGGTCTTTTATTGGCGATATGGTGCAAGTTGTAAGCTTGTACAAGAATTATTTTATCGTTGACCTTTCGGTTTGTTTACCTTTTTcgggtttaataaaattttactagctaagcaaatatatatatatttgttcaatGTAAGAACTCTTTgataaaacataatcaataaaatttaagaagcattttttttacatatctaaattcatccatatagtaagtatattaatatacatattttaaaatatgtttcacTTTAAATTTGAGTCAGTATTTAGCATTCAAACTTATGGTTAAACTGATACTGATTTAGAATTTAAACCATAGCAAAACAAAGTAGAAGAATTAAGAATGTATATGCTTACCGCTTCTTGGGCCTTGGTGGTGTGGTTCCCATTAGGGGGAAGGCGAAACTCATGCATCATCCAATCGGTCTTGGTGCCCTTGCCGGCACAGCCTCGATAGTAGACAAGGGATTTCTTGAGCCCAATGCATGTGCATAAATGCTGGTGCTGATGACGATCATGCTGatgatggtgatggtgatggtgatgatgGGGTTCTTTGGTTGACGACGAATAGATGGGCTTGTCGATGCCGGTTGCCTTCCAAAACCCTGAACCGGTCACCCTATTTGGCCTTATGCTGTTTCTGTATTTTCTTCCTCTCTTGCAATAGAAATACCGTTCTTTTTCTCCCACATTGCTAACTTCTTCCTCAACCATGCATAAAAACACACTTCATCATTATCACCCttcaatattaattaatcagcttgtataggttaaaatatgcttcaaTTTTTGTACTCTTtctacatttaaaatttagtccttttactttttagatttaaatatgcAGGCTCAATTGTTAACGTCATTAAAATCATTCTGTTCAATTTGCTGGTgtgacatttttaaataaaagaaatattcacTTAGTAaccatgtaataaaataatgacaTTATAATGAACCTATAATTTAAGAGacgaattttaattttgaaaacaatttgACTTGCTTTTTTAGACCTGAAGGGGCTAAATTTCTTGTAATAAAAGTAGatgattaaattccaaattttcaaaaactatAGGAACCAAGCAAGGGCGAAGCCTAAAGTTCTTTTAGGGGTGGAactaagttgtatatttttatgagagctaaaatgtaatttcacaattttaatagtttgtatctttataatcttttaaggACTTATCATTTTAAGGaggcaaagtgtaattttaccatataaaaatttaaaattttatacattttaaagcACCAAAAGTTAGATTTGCCATTTTAAGAGATGGTTGGGCCTGCTGCCGCCCCTGAGACCTAGGGCAAATTTTAACCAACTCTATATAAGTGTAATTTAAGATGTCATGTTGGAGTATtataaatagagaaaataatacTAATAGAGTTTGATCCCTATTTAGGAAAtctatttgatttgatttcgaGAAATGTTTTTTCTTCTAAGGAGTAAAGACTGAAATTTCCCTTTTAGACCATGATAAATGCTTGCTATGTTTGAATTGATCCAAGATgttaaatttttctttgaaagaggggaaaaaaatataataatgttgaACCATTAATTGATTTAGGCAGAGAACaggttttattcatttattgGACATTTATAGTTATGGAATGGTAGGCCCAAAGTATGATGAAATCCATCATTTTAACCACAAAATGTTCAATAAGTTCACATTGTTTCCTCTCATACCATTTTATTTATGGGTTGTTATTTGATGtactatgtatataaataaatccgatgataattgataaaattattagaaataaattttaaaatatttaaatatgtgtaatcaaataaaattattttattataattttagtttgtcaagCCATATAGGAGGTGGGAAAAAATCCtacaaaattttcttgttgagGGTGGGTCGATTTCTTGGAAAGAAATTTTTGAAGTGTTGTCAATCAAACAATTGACCGGACCCCCAACAATTGAAAGTATTGTCCTCAAGAGGGTTTTGTTTCCAGTGCTTTGTTGAAAGCTAACGTAATGCGAGCAACTACCTTGAGGACCTGGTTAGGGGCTCGAACCCCACCGACGGTAAAACACTCACATCCCCTTGGTGGGTGGCCGTATGGTCAAGGTGCTCTAGCTCTCTGAATCAAGCTTTCAGGACAACTACTCACGACACGCTGCTTTTGGCAGAACACGAAAGACAAGATTTTTCTCAAAAGACAATACCTTCAATTGTTGAGGGTTTAGTTGACTGCTTAACGAATGACATTTTGAATACTTCTAAAGAAACCGACCCACCCTCAACtgttatatttttttccttgttAAACTGAAGTTggagattaaattttttaaatttatttccaaaaattgGTGAGGATTTCCTTTTCTTCAAAACAAAAAGGTTTAaacaaagtttaattttatttgatgaataGAGAGTGTGTAAAGAATATAATAAGGA
This region includes:
- the LOC105789451 gene encoding transcription factor JUNGBRUNNEN 1 isoform X2, yielding MEDSIDDNKKKRDGEEIKLPGFRFHPTDEELVGFYLRRKVEKKPISIELIKQIDIYQYDPWDLPISNVGEKERYFYCKRGRKYRNSIRPNRVTGSGFWKATGIDKPIYSSSTKEPHHHHHHHHHQHDRHQHQHLCTCIGLKKSLVYYRGCAGKGTKTDWMMHEFRLPPNGNHTTKAQEAEVWTLCRIFKRTPPNNKYPPTTVASTAAWKFSATTTIKQSGTDSPTTCCSSLEDVSQSQNSYDKCKSLCDTIIQQKGNKPDMSMDQVDARNYFLYGGTLPLSTQQAPFTATNFPTFCNHPSGDVDVFSNGNWDELRPVVEVALEPYTSHAFDFT
- the LOC105789451 gene encoding transcription factor JUNGBRUNNEN 1 isoform X3 translates to MEDSIDDNKKKRDGEEIKLPGFRFHPTDEELVGFYLRRKVEKKPISIELIKQIDIYQYDPWDLPKVSNVGEKERYFYCKRGRKYRNSIRPNRVTGSGFWKATGIDKPIYSSSTKEPHHHHHHHHHQHDRHQHQHLCTCIGLKKSLVYYRGCAGKGTKTDWMMHEFRLPPNGNHTTKAQEALHACRKFGRFVESSNEPRQTTSTHQPRWHQRRLGNSVPPQQSNKAELILPQLVVAAWKMFLKAKTATTSARAFVTQSSNKRVTNQTCPWTKLMQETTSFMAALFHCQRSKLHLQPRISPLFATTPVAMSMCLVMEIGMS
- the LOC105789451 gene encoding transcription factor JUNGBRUNNEN 1 isoform X1; translated protein: MEDSIDDNKKKRDGEEIKLPGFRFHPTDEELVGFYLRRKVEKKPISIELIKQIDIYQYDPWDLPKVSNVGEKERYFYCKRGRKYRNSIRPNRVTGSGFWKATGIDKPIYSSSTKEPHHHHHHHHHQHDRHQHQHLCTCIGLKKSLVYYRGCAGKGTKTDWMMHEFRLPPNGNHTTKAQEAEVWTLCRIFKRTPPNNKYPPTTVASTAAWKFSATTTIKQSGTDSPTTCCSSLEDVSQSQNSYDKCKSLCDTIIQQKGNKPDMSMDQVDARNYFLYGGTLPLSTQQAPFTATNFPTFCNHPSGDVDVFSNGNWDELRPVVEVALEPYTSHAFDFT
- the LOC105789451 gene encoding protein FEZ isoform X4 — its product is MEDSIDDNKKKRDGEEIKLPGFRFHPTDEELVGFYLRRKVEKKPISIELIKQIDIYQYDPWDLPKVSNVGEKERYFYCKRGRKYRNSIRPNRVTGSGFWKATGIDKPIYSSSTKEPHHHHHHHHHQHDRHQHQHLCTCIGLKKSLVYYRGCAGKGTKTDWMMHEFRLPPNGNHTTKAQEAFGRFVESSNEPRQTTSTHQPRWHQRRLGNSVPPQQSNKAELILPQLVVAAWKMFLKAKTATTSARAFVTQSSNKRVTNQTCPWTKLMQETTSFMAALFHCQRSKLHLQPRISPLFATTPVAMSMCLVMEIGMS